In a genomic window of Euwallacea fornicatus isolate EFF26 unplaced genomic scaffold, ASM4011564v1 scaffold_127, whole genome shotgun sequence:
- the LOC136350156 gene encoding mRNA export factor GLE1-like, with the protein MDEKLTWGPHLTYASSAWGYAAKPYLKKLQAVKNIVLRTALNTPWYSSNKAIKMDLKYQTMTFVIYTCGQKFGNPDKDVGPVRDAKRNQGVGPKQRGRKEKKEKRRTIQKKEESEEDENEDMEKELDFKKILQKQVKEKQKQNKVSASRVADTIPSARKLDGIRIRPNRLNDTTPSPNKSNGTEAGPSGLADTTPGPNRLDSISQNQSQTNKAQRIPPIVINNANNWTTRRNRALARLLKEEKKELHTFSLPEDKKVRAVVGRISESLTEEETLEDLKGQGINPISVQRMKSRKDKKALPLVLVQVTIQWRLCHASGKTRHESEIGHQTSQMARKVQTFKKRDDDEKPKLLSLGEIRRLEKEEGKTSSSHKMAELGGKISGNTEMALSIEEYCQNPEMLFEMNQHLYQKNLAQSKEINEFKETNQRLLTALKKMEARLDKLENSSAEEKETKRKKKTLKETDSERETEQSDEEMNTVDLRQIQNEQRKERKAEIEKRGKEEKERQKPKEKVDQILQLKEENKEFNTYSLPEDKKVRAVIGLLSENVTEEEVQRDLSGQGIETFSVQRMRSRVDKRTLPLMLVQMEPKDKEKIFNLTRCCDLSVRVEAQRMQPGPNQCHRGQKFGHSQRFCTAQPKCVKCGEGHLTEKCQKAKTVPPKCANCGGPHPASYRGCKNVPQLPKPKKEMQNKPAMKEAPTPTPFKPGTSYASVTRKEPKQKTPSTTMATTKKEEPVDFQQALKQMQMMYSAMTLQIISWNINGIKERKAELQKLIQRKNPDVVAIQETRLRPTEHFKIPRYETHRKDNENQRETAHGGTALLVRDNIQHAQLPPIETEEMEAMAIEVNTTRAKDLSAINGTENTDEIEEAISTFKRDIKTALNTSSKIVRKQRIRNCMAQIPEEIKRLIQQRRQAKKRAFRTNTSADKNSLNRLNRRATVVQQKIREKQWQEHLESLNPENKSMWKTFKAIKSKRKPIPPIHRE; encoded by the exons ATGGACGAAAAACTTACGTGGGGACCCCAC CTAACATATGCATCGTCAGCATGGGGATATGCAGCCAAACCGTACTTAAAGAAACTTCAggcagtaaaaaatattgtcttGAGAACAGCTTTAAATACGCCATGGTATAGTAGCAACAAAGCTATTAAAATGGATCTAAAATACCAAACAATGACCTTCGTCATATACACTTGtggacaaaagtttggaaacccCGATAAAGATGTTG GACCAGTCCGAGATGCTAAAAGGAATCAAGGAGTCGGTCCAAAACAACGAGGACGGAaggagaaaaaagaaaaaagaaggaCCATCCAAAAGAAAGAAGAATCAGAAGAAGACGAGAATGAGGACATGGAAAAGGAGTTGGATTTCAAGAAAATCCTACAAAAACAAGTGAAGgagaaacaaaaacaaaacaaggTAAGCGCTAGTAGAGTGGCTGACACCATACCAAGCGCGAGGAAGTTAGACGGCATAAGAATCAGACCGAATAGACTGAACGACACCACTCCCAGCCCAAATAAATCGAACGGCACCGAAGCCGGCCCAAGTGGACTAGCTGACACCACCCCAGGACCAAATAGACTGGACAGCATCAGCCAAAACCAAAGCCAGACTAACAAAGCCCAGAGGATCCCGCCAATTGTTATCAACAATGCTAATAATTGGACGACTAGGCGCAATAG GGCTTTGGCTAGGCTCCTCAAAGAGGAGAAAAAAGAACTTCACACGTTCTCATTACCCGAGGACAAGAAAGTGAGAGCTGTAGTAGGACGTATTTCCGAAAGTTTAACAGAGGAAGAAACCTTAGAAGACCTAAAAGGACAAGGAATCAACCCCATCTCAGTACAGCGTATGAAGAGCCGAAAGGACAAAAAAGCGCTACCACTTGTACTTGTACAAGTCACCATTCAG TGGCGATTGTGCCATGCTAGTGGAAAGACGCGTCACGAGAGCGAAATCGGACACCAGACATCGCAAATGGCGAGAAAAGTTCAAACGTTCAAGAAACGAGACGACGACGAAAAACCAAAACTTTTGAG tttagGGGAAATTAGAAGGTTGgaaaaagaagaaggaaaGACAAGTTCCAGTCACAAGATGGCGGAACTTGGAGGAAAAATTAGTGGAAACACTGAAATGGCGCTATCCATAGAGGAATACTGCCAAAATCCAGAGATGCTGTTCGAGATGAATCAGCATCTATACCAGAAGAACCTTGCACAGAGCAAGGAAATCAACGAATTTAAAGAGACAAACCAAAGACTATTAACAGCTCTGAAAAAGATGGAAGCCAGGCTCGACAAATTGGAGAACAGCAGCGCGGaggaaaaagaaacaaaaaggaaaaagaagacACTTAAAGAGACCGACTCGGAAAGAGAAACCGAGCAATCGGATGAAGAAATGAACACAGTGGATTTGAGACAGATCCAAAACGAGCAAAGGAAAGAAAGGAAAGCTGAAATTGAAAAGAGgggaaaagaagaaaaagaaagacaaaaaccaaaagaaaaagtagATCAAATTctacaa CTCAAAGAAGAAAACAAGGAATTTAATACGTACAGTTTGCCCGAAGACAAAAAAGTCAGGGCAGTAATTGGACTTCTTTCTGAAAACGTCACAGAAGAAGAAGTCCAAAGAGACCTATCCGGACAAGGGATCGAAACTTTTTCGGTCCAAAGGATGAGAAGCCGAGTTGATAAAAGAACTTTGCCCCTGATGTTGGTTCAAATGGAACCAAAAGACAAGGAAAAGATTTTCAACTTAACGAGATGCTGCGACCTCAGCGTGAGAGTTGAGGCACAAAGGATGCAACCAGGACCAAACCAGTGCCACCGAGGTCAAAAATTCGGGCACTCCCAACGTTTTTGCACGGCCCAGCCGAAATGTGTGAAGTGTGGAGAAGGGCACCTCACTGAGAAATGCCAAAAGGCAAAAACAGTCCCGCCAAAATGTGCCAACTGTGGAGGGCCACACCCGGCCAGTTACAGAGGATGCAAAAACGTTCCTCAACTACCGAAACCAAAAAAGGAAATGCAAAACAAACCAGCGATGAAGGAAGCCCCAACCCCGACCCCATTCAAACCGGGAACTAGCTATGCTAGCGTAACAAGAAAGgaaccaaaacaaaaaacgcCGTCAACTACGATGGCGACGACGAAAAAAGAAGAGCCTGTTGATTTTCAACAGGCTTTAAAACAGATGCAGATGATGTACTCAGCGATGA CACTGCAGATAATATCCTGGAATATAAACGGAATCAAAGAAAGAAAAGCAGAACTGCAGAAGCTGATACAACGGAAAAATCCAGATGTCGTAGCTATCCAAGAAACGAGGCTACGACCCACAGAACATTTTAAGATTCCGAGATACGAAACCCACAGGAAGGACAACGAAAACCAAAGAGAAACCGCACACGGAGGAACCGCACTTCTCGTCAGGGATAACATCCAGCACGCACAGCTGCCGCCGATAGAAACAGAGGAAATGGAAGCCATGGCAATCGAGGTAAATACCACCAGGG cGAAAGATCTATCTGCCATAAATGGAACAGAAAATACGGATGAAATCGAGGAGGCCATCTCGACCTTCAAAAGAGACATAAAAACGGCCCTAAACACAAGCTCGAAAATCGTCAGGAAACAAAGGATTCGGAATTGCATGGCGCAAATTCCAGAAGAAATCAAACGACTGATCCAACAAAGGAGACAGGCAAAGAAAAGGGCATTTAGGACAAATACATCGGCCgataaaaattccttaaatagaTTAAACAGGAGGGCAACAGTGGTCCAGCAGAAAATCAGGGAAAAACAGTGGCAGGAGCATTTGGAATCGCTGAACCCAGAAAATAAGAGCATGTGGAAAACGTTCAAAGCAATTAAAAGCAAGAGAAAACCGATTCCTCCCATCCATAGGGAATGA